From Mytilus edulis chromosome 9, xbMytEdul2.2, whole genome shotgun sequence, the proteins below share one genomic window:
- the LOC139490159 gene encoding uncharacterized protein, producing the protein MSSVSSNPIPCGPCKQEKVNTKAYIWCYNCNEGLCSTCSGHHKKFGSTRDHKTIDIQTYKSYKPSIGAIKTKCDPHDQQFNLYCPSHLMPCCDECISNHHTKCTGIKSLTSVVEKTKIEQSKASIEKDIKSLLLFLNTTAVNRTSNIQKGEQQYKRLKESVGKIRKEINKHLDLLEKKLCKDADTVWSEEKAKLSGFSTEIEEKKKTLMEIQDDLHTVSVHSSKLQSFLWMHQIEQTVHQCQRYVEDMETLNYEISSDVDIKIEQNEQIEKILKEIKSLKSFGEVKVVKSQIIMNRETSVRREAQVELQGQPNIHNMTMNIETKININLGKEITDMICLMDGRVIVVEYWGKVNIYASDCKFQKQLPISDDALSVTQINQDTIAISCPADKAIKIYNMKNETVSKVIALCRSCYSLSYSNSLFAVGLCTDEIRILDFEGNTVTSIQVRSRSCLNDIVYCNDKVIFSDCIGRAVYCVDRSGEQIWQYNQDLEGPRALCEDMYGNIIVADFFSNRIIVISKDGHDSTVLISKGLKDTKYICYNNNSGFICDCVGRNLTKFNISYNQK; encoded by the coding sequence ATGTCATCTGTATCAAGTAATCCTATACCATGTGGACCATGTAAACAGGAAAAGGTAAACACTAAAGCTTACATTTGGTGTTACAACTGTAATGAAGGACTGTGCTCAACATGTTCCGGTCATCATAAAAAATTTGGATCAACTCGTGATCACAAGACTATCGATATTCAAACCTATAAAAGCTACAAACCATCCATTGGAGCAATCAAAACAAAGTGCGACCCCCATGATCAACAATTCAACTTGTATTGTCCAAGCCATTTAATGCCTTGCTGTGATGAATGTATTTCTAATCATCATACAAAATGCACCGGGATAAAAAGTTTAACAAGCGTAGTGGAGAAAACCAAGATAGAACAATCGAAAGCATCCATTGAAAAAGATATAAAGTCCCTTTTACTTTTTTTGAATACAACAGCTGTCAACAGGACAAGCAACATTCAAAAAGGGGAACAACAATACAAACGCTTAAAGGAATCAGTCGGTAAAATTCGGAAAGAAATCAATAAACATTTAGACCTCCTAGAAAAGAAGCTATGCAAAGATGCAGATACTGTATGGAGTGAGGAGAAAGCAAAATTATCAGGTTTCAGTActgaaattgaagaaaaaaagaagactTTGATGGAAATACAAGATGATTTGCATACAGTCAGTGTTCATTCTTCAAAACTTCAATCATTTCTATGGATGCACCAGATTGAACAAACAGTGCACCAATGTCAACGATATGTTGAAGATATGGAAACCCTCAACTATGAGATATCCAGTGATGTAGACATCAAAATAGAGCAAAATGAACAGATAGAAAAGATACTCAAGGAGATAAAATCATTAAAGTCCTTTGGAGAAGTGAAGGTTGTTAAAAGTCAAATAATAATGAACAGAGAAACAAGTGTAAGAAGGGAAGCACAAGTAGAACTGCAGGGACAACCAAACATACACAACATGACAATGAATATTGAGACAAAGATTAATATCAACTTAGGAAAGGAAATCACTGACATGATTTGTCTGATGGATGGAAGAGTTATAGTAGTGGAGTATTGGGGTAAAGTTAACATATATGCTTCGGATTGCAAATTTCAGAAACAGTTACCTATATCTGATGATGCTTTGAGTGTTACACAGATCAATCAAGATACTATTGCAATATCTTGTCCTGCGGACAAAGCTATTAAGATCTACAATATGAAGAATGAAACTGTATCCAAGGTAATTGCATTATGCAGATCCTGCTATAGTTTATCATACTCCAACAGTTTATTTGCTGTAGGTTTATGTACTGATGAAATCCGTATTTTAGACTTTGAAGGAAACACAGTGACGTCAATACAAGTTAGAAGTAGATCTTGCCTCAATGATATTGTTTACTGTAACGACAAAGTAATCTTTAGTGACTGTATTGGACGGGCAGTATACTGTGTAGATAGGTCAGGTGAACAGATCTGGCAATATAATCAAGATTTAGAAGGGCCACGTGCACTGTGTGAAGATATGTATGGTAACATTATTGTAGCAGATTTTTTCTCTAATAGAATAATAGTAATATCAAAAGATGGACACGACAGTACTGTACTTATCAGCAAAGGACTGAAGgatacaaaatatatttgttataataataaTTCCGGTTTTATTTGTGACTGTGTAGGCAGAAACTTGACAAAATTCAATATATCTTACAATCAAAAATAA
- the LOC139488946 gene encoding mitotic spindle assembly checkpoint protein MAD2A-like, translating to MAATATQNAITLKGSTEIVSEFFSFGINSILYQRGIYPPETFTRQQKYGLTLLVTTDDALKNYLNEVISQVKEWLQQMTVKKLVVVIKDIDTKEVFERWQFDVECDKSVLSDGKPREKSEKEINKEICSVLRQITASVTFLPLLESACAFDLLVYTDKDLEVPDSWGEDGPQFIANSEEVRLRSFTTLLHKVDAMVAYKKTD from the exons ATGGCCGCAACAGCTACACAAAATGCAATCACATTGAAAGGATCGACAGAAATAGTTTCCGAGTTCTTTT cTTTTGGGATCAACAGTATTCTGTATCAAAGAGGAATATATCCACCTGAGACGTTTACCCGACAACAAAAGTATGGACTCACTCTCCTTGTCACTACAGATGATGCACTAAAAAATTATCTGAATGAAGTTATTTCACAAGTGAAAG AATGGCTACAACAGATGACAGTAAAGAAGTTAGTTGTTGTAATCAAAGACATAGACACTAAAGAAGTATTTGAAAGATGGCAGTTTGATGTAGAATGTGATAAATCAGTTCTTAGTGATGG aaaacCAAGAGAGAAGTCTGAAAAAGAGATTAATAAAGAAATATGTTCAGTTTTACGTCAGATAACAGCCTCAGTAACATTCCTACCTCTTCTAGAAAGTGCTT GTGCTTTTGATCTCCTAGTCTATACAGATAAAGATCTAGAAGTACCAGACTCTTGGGGTGAAGATGGCCCACAATTCATTGCAAATTCAGAGGAAGTTAGACTTAGATCATTTACAACCTTACTTCATAAAGTCGATGCTATGGTAGCCTACAAAAAAACAGATTGA